The following proteins come from a genomic window of Candidatus Palauibacter australiensis:
- a CDS encoding carboxypeptidase regulatory-like domain-containing protein — protein MVPLAVGAGSVEAQQGEDCGDGALLSVFVTDESGTVRAPGATVVLRWTVAERTPVRGSAGADGRFQLCVTDDSREATLWAEFGDGSSEQAVVGFEPGATTDVELRILAGPAGTGRIVGQVNDGVTEDAVTAAAVTISERTAAVETNGRGRFVLSGLPVGAHELRVRRPGYAPLRHRVTVHRGLTTEMEIGLVPTSAEMDPQVATATRPRQLEVTGFYERKLRGEMLGVGTFLTADDIERWRPSTVGRFIEDHIPEIRQRGVKLVNTTGLMGWKGCPVATYVDGIPLRISGIGGVVVPTQIAGLEVYTGLAGVPADFRDERNRCGAVVAWTR, from the coding sequence GTGGTTCCATTGGCGGTCGGCGCCGGCTCCGTCGAGGCGCAGCAGGGAGAGGACTGCGGGGACGGGGCTCTGCTGAGTGTGTTCGTCACCGATGAGTCGGGGACCGTGCGCGCGCCAGGAGCAACGGTGGTCCTTCGTTGGACGGTCGCCGAGCGCACGCCGGTGCGCGGTTCCGCCGGAGCGGATGGGCGCTTCCAACTGTGCGTTACCGACGACTCGCGGGAGGCGACCCTCTGGGCCGAGTTCGGCGACGGATCGAGCGAACAGGCGGTCGTCGGGTTCGAGCCTGGAGCGACGACGGATGTCGAGTTGCGGATCCTGGCCGGCCCGGCGGGGACAGGACGGATCGTCGGCCAGGTGAATGATGGCGTAACGGAGGATGCCGTGACCGCGGCGGCCGTGACCATCTCCGAGAGGACGGCGGCCGTCGAGACGAATGGCCGGGGCCGGTTCGTCCTGAGCGGTCTACCCGTCGGGGCCCACGAACTGCGGGTTCGGCGCCCGGGCTACGCGCCGCTGCGCCACCGGGTGACGGTGCACCGCGGTCTCACGACGGAAATGGAGATCGGCCTCGTCCCGACTTCTGCGGAGATGGACCCGCAGGTGGCGACGGCCACGCGGCCGCGCCAGTTGGAGGTCACGGGCTTCTACGAACGCAAGCTGCGGGGCGAAATGCTCGGCGTCGGCACGTTCCTGACCGCGGACGACATCGAGCGCTGGAGGCCGAGCACCGTCGGCCGCTTTATCGAGGACCATATTCCGGAAATCCGCCAGCGGGGCGTGAAGCTGGTGAACACAACGGGGCTCATGGGCTGGAAGGGTTGTCCGGTGGCCACATATGTTGACGGCATCCCCCTGCGCATATCCGGCATCGGCGGAGTGGTGGTGCCGACCCAGATCGCCGGACTTGAGGTCTACACGGGACTGGCGGGCGTGCCGGCCGATTTCCGGGACGAACGCAACCGATGCGGCGCTGTCGTCGCCTGGACCAGGTAG
- a CDS encoding carboxypeptidase-like regulatory domain-containing protein encodes MTIRTVRGAATVAPMVLAQLAAAAGSAAGQEAAECGERASLHVLVTEESGALNLPGATVVLRWTSDQVLRPLRDPAGPDGRFSVCVPADVSAATLWAEFGDDSSAEATVVFEPGTPVEVHLRVLFGDTEPGRIVGRVLDASTEDPVATATVSLVGRPAEVQSDRQGRFALTGVPGGEHLLEVERIGYASLRYPVTVVRGLSTELQIGLVPAPVEMEPLVVTATRPRRLEINGFYDRKYFGELIGGGTYFTVEDIDRRRPLRVSHMLADAPGIRLRCPGSGFRDCWVESSRAAGGFTPGGCELSAYLDGSPIPVRELDSLVLPVEVGGIEVYQGAGELPPEFGGYNARCGAVVIWTK; translated from the coding sequence ATGACCATCCGGACCGTTCGAGGGGCGGCAACCGTGGCGCCCATGGTTCTCGCGCAGTTGGCCGCGGCGGCCGGTTCTGCCGCGGGGCAGGAGGCGGCGGAGTGCGGCGAGCGGGCGTCGCTTCACGTCCTCGTCACGGAGGAATCCGGGGCCCTCAACCTGCCCGGGGCCACGGTCGTCCTGCGCTGGACCAGCGATCAGGTGCTCAGGCCTCTGCGCGACCCCGCCGGGCCGGACGGACGCTTCTCGGTCTGCGTTCCCGCCGATGTGTCCGCGGCGACGCTATGGGCGGAGTTCGGGGATGATTCGAGCGCGGAGGCGACGGTCGTCTTCGAACCCGGCACGCCGGTCGAAGTCCACCTGCGCGTCCTGTTCGGAGACACCGAACCGGGGAGAATCGTGGGCCGCGTGCTCGATGCGTCGACGGAGGATCCGGTGGCCACGGCCACGGTGTCGCTGGTCGGACGACCGGCCGAAGTCCAGAGCGACCGCCAGGGCCGGTTCGCCCTCACCGGCGTGCCCGGCGGGGAACACCTGCTCGAGGTCGAAAGGATCGGCTACGCTTCCCTCCGCTATCCGGTGACGGTGGTCCGCGGATTGAGCACGGAACTCCAGATCGGCCTTGTGCCCGCACCGGTGGAGATGGAACCGCTCGTCGTGACCGCCACTCGACCGCGACGGCTGGAGATCAACGGGTTCTACGACCGCAAGTACTTCGGCGAACTCATCGGCGGGGGCACGTACTTCACGGTGGAGGACATCGACCGCCGGCGTCCGCTCCGCGTCTCGCACATGCTCGCCGATGCGCCCGGCATCCGCCTTCGATGCCCCGGCTCCGGGTTCCGCGACTGCTGGGTTGAGAGTTCGAGAGCGGCCGGGGGATTCACGCCCGGGGGCTGCGAACTCAGCGCCTATCTCGATGGTTCTCCGATTCCGGTTCGAGAATTGGACTCGCTCGTGTTGCCCGTGGAGGTCGGCGGCATCGAAGTATACCAGGGGGCCGGCGAGTTGCCGCCGGAGTTCGGCGGATACAATGCGCGCTGCGGCGCCGTCGTGATCTGGACGAAGTAG
- a CDS encoding aldo/keto reductase, whose translation MERRKLAHTDLEVSRACMGTMTFGSQTDVEAAAAMVELCFERGVDFFDTANVYNQGRSEEILGEVLGDRRGEIILASKVCNPMGDPVDYTGLSRDAIRRGIDESLRRLGTDYLDVYYLHLPDYETPIEESLAALEELRVEGLIRYPATSNYSAWQMCEVFSICERERWAKPWIAQPMYNLAARGIEQEYLAFTRRYGISNVVYNPLAGGLLTGKQRPGTPLPGTRFDGNRMYLDRFWHDEYFRAVAEVEAIAGEADLTPVQLALGWLRAQEGADCIIVGASRMEHLEENLDAFDAPPLDAEVLAACDGVWARLRGPTPAYNR comes from the coding sequence GTGGAGAGACGAAAACTCGCCCATACCGACCTCGAAGTGTCGCGTGCCTGCATGGGCACGATGACGTTCGGGTCGCAGACCGATGTGGAAGCCGCGGCGGCGATGGTGGAGCTGTGCTTCGAACGGGGCGTCGACTTCTTCGACACCGCGAACGTCTACAACCAGGGACGGTCGGAGGAGATCCTGGGAGAGGTCCTCGGGGACCGGCGCGGGGAGATCATCCTCGCGAGCAAGGTGTGCAATCCGATGGGCGACCCCGTCGATTACACCGGCCTCTCGCGCGACGCGATCCGCCGCGGGATCGACGAATCCCTGCGGCGGCTCGGCACCGACTATCTCGACGTCTACTACCTGCATCTGCCGGACTACGAGACGCCCATCGAGGAGAGTCTCGCCGCGCTGGAAGAGCTTCGGGTCGAGGGGCTCATCCGCTATCCGGCGACGTCCAACTACAGCGCGTGGCAGATGTGCGAGGTGTTCTCCATCTGCGAGCGCGAGAGGTGGGCGAAACCGTGGATCGCGCAACCCATGTACAACCTCGCGGCGCGCGGGATCGAGCAGGAATACCTCGCCTTCACGCGTCGCTACGGGATCTCGAACGTCGTCTACAATCCGCTCGCGGGCGGGCTCCTCACCGGAAAGCAGAGGCCGGGAACGCCGCTGCCGGGGACGCGCTTCGACGGCAACCGCATGTACCTGGACCGCTTCTGGCACGACGAGTACTTCCGCGCCGTGGCCGAGGTCGAGGCCATCGCCGGGGAGGCGGATCTGACGCCGGTGCAACTCGCGCTGGGCTGGCTGCGGGCGCAGGAGGGCGCGGACTGCATCATCGTCGGCGCCTCGCGCATGGAGCACCTCGAAGAAAACCTCGACGCCTTCGACGCGCCCCCGCTCGACGCCGAGGTGCTCGCCGCCTGCGACGGCGTGTGGGCGCGGCTGCGCGGACCGACGCCCGCCTACAACCGCTAG
- a CDS encoding peptidyl-alpha-hydroxyglycine alpha-amidating lyase family protein, whose product MTRRTTQLGILLCLVAVSAVAAACGGSGDEGGAANADDAAPELEPVNELPNPYERLEPWAELPPGAVQWGQVTGVEQGPDGHLYVMHRCFENSCADRPEDPIVKYDMSGRALDSWGAGLFNYPHGFHIDHEGNVWATDARGNGELGHQVFKFSSDGELLLTLGQAGVAGLGPDVFNQPTDVLVLPGGDFLVIEGHGEGNDRVVRFSPEGDFLDAWGGPGSGPGQFSTPHAIARDSQGRIFIGDRANNRIQIFLEDGTFLEEWKQFSRPSGIFIDEDDTIYVADSESWGPNNPGWKKGIRVGSARDGSVSYFIEDIESTTIEHSGAEAVGVDSEGNVYGGVVRRRMLEKHVRVR is encoded by the coding sequence ATGACACGACGAACCACACAACTCGGCATCCTTCTCTGCCTCGTCGCGGTCAGCGCGGTCGCCGCGGCGTGCGGCGGCTCCGGCGACGAAGGCGGCGCCGCGAACGCGGACGACGCGGCGCCGGAGCTTGAGCCCGTCAACGAGCTGCCCAACCCCTATGAGCGCCTGGAACCCTGGGCGGAGCTACCCCCAGGCGCGGTGCAGTGGGGGCAGGTCACGGGCGTCGAGCAGGGACCCGACGGCCATCTCTACGTCATGCACCGCTGCTTCGAGAACAGCTGCGCGGACCGGCCCGAAGATCCGATCGTCAAGTACGACATGTCCGGGCGGGCGCTCGATTCCTGGGGGGCGGGGCTCTTCAACTATCCGCACGGGTTCCACATCGACCACGAGGGGAACGTCTGGGCGACGGATGCCCGCGGAAACGGAGAACTCGGGCACCAGGTGTTCAAGTTCAGCTCCGACGGGGAACTCCTGCTCACGCTCGGGCAAGCCGGCGTCGCGGGTCTCGGTCCCGACGTGTTCAACCAGCCGACGGATGTCCTCGTCCTTCCCGGCGGCGACTTCCTCGTCATCGAAGGTCACGGCGAAGGCAACGATCGCGTCGTGCGCTTCAGTCCGGAAGGGGACTTCCTCGACGCATGGGGAGGACCGGGCTCGGGGCCCGGCCAGTTCAGCACGCCGCACGCCATCGCCCGGGATTCGCAGGGACGAATCTTCATCGGGGACCGTGCGAACAACCGCATCCAGATCTTCCTCGAGGACGGGACGTTCCTGGAGGAATGGAAGCAGTTCAGCCGCCCGAGCGGGATTTTCATCGACGAGGACGACACGATCTACGTCGCGGACTCCGAGAGTTGGGGGCCAAACAACCCTGGCTGGAAGAAGGGGATCCGGGTCGGGAGCGCCCGCGACGGGTCGGTCTCGTACTTCATCGAGGACATCGAGTCCACGACGATTGAGCACAGCGGGGCGGAAGCCGTGGGCGTGGATTCGGAGGGCAACGTCTACGGCGGTGTCGTGCGGCGCCGCATGCTCGAGAAGCACGTGCGGGTGAGGTAG
- a CDS encoding PIN domain-containing protein, with protein MKGRKVFLDTGILIAALNRRDQYHAQARALFGGPVPRWHTSVLVWSEAYSWFLHRHGEEQARACRRLLDNLDGLAVLEGTSRLHRDTCRILDRLRGARLTYVDASSLALMERHEIGIAWATDHHLGLTGAEVFPRS; from the coding sequence TTGAAGGGACGAAAGGTGTTTCTCGACACCGGCATCCTCATCGCGGCCCTCAACCGGCGGGACCAGTACCACGCGCAGGCGCGTGCGCTGTTCGGCGGGCCCGTGCCGCGCTGGCACACTTCGGTGCTCGTCTGGTCGGAGGCCTATTCCTGGTTCCTGCATCGCCACGGCGAGGAACAGGCCCGTGCCTGCCGCCGCCTCCTGGACAACCTCGACGGGCTCGCAGTGCTCGAGGGAACATCCCGGCTCCACCGTGACACCTGCCGGATCCTCGACCGGCTCAGGGGGGCCCGCCTGACGTACGTGGACGCGTCCAGCCTTGCCCTGATGGAGCGACACGAGATCGGGATTGCCTGGGCGACGGATCATCACCTGGGCCTCACCGGGGCGGAGGTGTTCCCCCGGTCGTGA
- the tesB gene encoding acyl-CoA thioesterase II, with protein MTYAARDLVDLFDLEPVERNIYRGQNRDIGSGRIFGGQVLAQSLVAARRTVDTEDRSAHSLHGYFILAGDLEIPVVYFVDRLRDGRSFTTRRVTAIQHGRAIFNMSASFHKTEDGIEHQETMPDVLPPEALESEIDIIRRQAGRVPEPLRSLLTQDRPLDRRPVAPLDPFRPKPDRPVRRAWIRTVGELGDDPLDHQAVLAYASDYGLLRAALVPHGRTFFDRDLMGASLDHAIWFHRPFRVDDWLLYVTESTVASGARAFTRGSFFTREGALVASVAQEGVIRTGGRPAPADGPAPAEGPAAAEEPAPAEGPATDEGDDT; from the coding sequence TTGACCTACGCCGCGCGGGACCTGGTCGATCTGTTCGACCTCGAACCGGTCGAGCGGAACATCTATCGCGGGCAGAACCGGGACATCGGCTCGGGCCGGATCTTCGGAGGACAGGTGCTCGCCCAGTCGCTCGTGGCGGCGCGCCGGACCGTCGACACCGAGGACCGCTCCGCCCACTCGCTGCACGGATACTTCATCCTGGCCGGCGATCTGGAGATCCCGGTCGTCTACTTCGTGGACCGCCTGCGCGACGGACGGAGCTTCACCACGCGGCGCGTGACGGCGATCCAGCACGGCCGCGCGATCTTCAACATGTCCGCCTCCTTCCACAAGACGGAGGACGGCATCGAGCACCAGGAGACGATGCCGGACGTGCTGCCACCGGAGGCGCTCGAGTCCGAGATCGACATCATACGGCGGCAGGCCGGCCGCGTCCCCGAGCCGCTCCGCTCCCTGCTCACGCAGGACCGGCCGCTCGACCGCCGCCCCGTCGCCCCGCTCGACCCGTTCCGGCCGAAACCCGACCGGCCCGTCCGGCGCGCCTGGATCCGGACGGTGGGAGAGCTGGGCGATGACCCGCTCGACCACCAGGCCGTGCTCGCCTACGCCTCGGACTACGGGCTCCTGCGCGCCGCCCTCGTGCCGCACGGGCGCACGTTCTTCGACCGCGACCTGATGGGCGCCTCGCTGGACCACGCGATCTGGTTCCACCGTCCCTTCCGGGTCGACGACTGGCTCCTGTACGTGACGGAGAGCACGGTCGCGAGCGGCGCGCGGGCCTTCACGCGCGGGAGTTTTTTCACGCGGGAAGGGGCGCTGGTAGCCTCGGTCGCCCAGGAGGGGGTGATCCGCACCGGCGGCCGGCCCGCTCCTGCCGACGGGCCCGCTCCGGCGGAAGGGCCCGCTGCGGCCGAGGAGCCTGCGCCGGCGGAAGGACCCGCAACCGATGAGGGAGATGACACATGA
- a CDS encoding aminotransferase class III-fold pyridoxal phosphate-dependent enzyme: MTTGPVRTRTLEELAADAAARYAAANPLSQASFERSTNYLPGADTRTVNHYDPFPVTIVRGEGSRLHDLDGHVYVDFLNDYTAGLYGHSNPAIRDAIAEAAGRGLTLGGPSPNQQEFAELICRRFPSVERVRFTNSGTEANLMAVSLARAVTYREGVLAFDGAYHGGPLNFTGPDRRLNVPFPWTVADYNDAESARSLIAERATELACVLVEPMLAGGGCIPGTRVFLNALRDATRRAGVLLIFDEVQTSRLAPGGLQGALDIHADLTTFGKYLGGGASFGAFGGRADLMDRFDPRRENHLSHPGTHNNNSLTMAAGLTGLRDVFTPDAVRRLTVRGDALRAALNGVAAARDAPVQVTGRGSIMTVHFQRRPIRRRADVAHTPVAARDLFQLEMLLAGFYVARRGFVTVSLAHDDDDCDALVAAFDAFLGRHAAAIDAALE; this comes from the coding sequence ATGACGACCGGCCCGGTCCGGACGCGGACGCTGGAGGAACTCGCGGCCGACGCTGCGGCCCGCTACGCGGCCGCGAATCCCCTGAGCCAGGCGAGCTTCGAGCGCTCGACGAACTACCTGCCGGGGGCGGACACACGAACGGTCAACCACTACGACCCGTTCCCCGTCACCATCGTCCGCGGCGAAGGCTCGCGGCTCCACGATCTCGACGGGCACGTCTACGTCGATTTCCTCAACGACTACACGGCCGGGCTCTACGGCCACTCGAACCCCGCCATCCGTGACGCCATCGCGGAGGCGGCGGGGAGGGGCCTGACGCTCGGCGGGCCGAGCCCGAACCAGCAGGAATTCGCCGAACTCATCTGCCGGCGCTTCCCGTCCGTCGAGCGCGTGCGCTTCACGAACTCGGGGACCGAGGCGAACCTCATGGCGGTCAGCCTCGCGCGCGCCGTGACCTACCGGGAGGGCGTGCTCGCGTTCGACGGCGCCTACCACGGCGGACCCCTGAACTTCACCGGCCCGGACCGGCGCCTCAACGTGCCGTTCCCGTGGACGGTTGCGGACTACAACGATGCCGAATCCGCGCGATCCCTCATCGCGGAACGGGCGACCGAACTTGCCTGCGTGCTCGTCGAGCCGATGCTTGCGGGCGGCGGGTGCATCCCCGGGACCCGGGTGTTTCTGAACGCGCTGCGCGATGCGACGCGCCGGGCGGGCGTCCTGCTGATCTTCGACGAGGTCCAGACCTCGCGGCTCGCTCCGGGCGGCCTGCAGGGGGCGCTCGACATCCACGCCGACCTCACGACCTTCGGCAAGTACCTCGGGGGCGGCGCCTCCTTCGGCGCCTTCGGGGGGCGGGCGGACCTGATGGATCGCTTCGATCCGCGCCGGGAGAACCATCTGAGCCACCCCGGCACGCACAACAACAACTCGCTGACCATGGCCGCGGGCCTCACGGGGCTGCGCGACGTGTTCACTCCCGACGCAGTGCGCCGGCTGACGGTGCGGGGAGACGCCCTGCGCGCCGCCCTCAACGGGGTCGCGGCGGCGAGGGACGCGCCCGTGCAGGTGACCGGCCGCGGTTCGATCATGACGGTCCACTTCCAGCGGAGGCCGATCCGCCGCCGCGCCGATGTCGCCCATACGCCGGTGGCGGCCCGCGACCTCTTCCAGCTCGAGATGCTGCTGGCCGGGTTCTACGTCGCCCGCCGGGGGTTCGTCACGGTCTCGCTCGCGCACGACGACGACGACTGCGACGCGCTGGTCGCGGCATTCGACGCCTTCCTCGGAAGGCACGCCGCCGCCATCGACGCGGCCCTTGAATGA
- a CDS encoding ribbon-helix-helix domain-containing protein: MMIRTQISVDRELYERVREAARREGISIAELCRRSLAATLSRLPDEQPWMAYLGTVDGEPGDSATVDEVVYGRATP, from the coding sequence ATGATGATTCGGACGCAGATTTCGGTAGACCGCGAACTCTACGAGCGCGTGAGGGAAGCCGCACGGCGGGAGGGGATTTCAATCGCGGAACTTTGCCGGAGAAGTCTGGCCGCAACGCTCTCAAGACTGCCCGACGAGCAGCCGTGGATGGCCTACCTCGGGACGGTCGACGGGGAACCGGGCGACAGCGCCACGGTCGATGAGGTGGTCTACGGGCGGGCGACGCCGTAA
- a CDS encoding isoaspartyl peptidase/L-asparaginase, whose amino-acid sequence MSMDRRDFVRTSAAGLAAAATPAALAAERRPSRASDGFGAPAVHRSRAARPIVVSDLSGIRFTNGGPESSVERAFRGIVEGEDVLDALMAGVNIPESDPTEMGIGYGGLPNADGVVQLDACCMHGPRRWAGGVAALEGVRTPSLVAKAVAELTDHHLLVGAGAQAFARQLGFEIEDDLNTEASRALWLEWRRRIDPGHWLDPRKRLEAGLSMVDDGLIPAHSFWGTTNCNAVNAEGDICGVTTTSGLSWKIPGRTGDSPILGAGLYVDNDVGAVGSTGRGEANLYNLSSFLAVEFMRQGMSPLDAGMATLERIRSNTVESRLLNARGLPSFDVRFFLLNKQGETAGVALYGSAETHYAVCSENGAEERPFEGLLEGSPRDA is encoded by the coding sequence ATGAGCATGGACCGTCGAGACTTCGTTCGAACTTCCGCCGCGGGCCTGGCCGCGGCCGCCACGCCCGCCGCTCTGGCCGCCGAGCGCCGCCCTTCCCGGGCCTCCGACGGCTTCGGGGCTCCCGCCGTCCACCGTTCGCGGGCCGCCCGCCCCATCGTCGTCTCCGACCTCAGCGGGATCCGCTTCACCAACGGCGGACCCGAAAGCTCGGTGGAACGCGCCTTCCGCGGCATCGTCGAGGGCGAGGACGTGCTCGACGCCCTCATGGCGGGTGTGAACATCCCGGAGAGCGACCCGACGGAGATGGGGATCGGCTACGGCGGGCTGCCCAACGCGGACGGCGTCGTCCAGCTCGATGCCTGCTGCATGCACGGACCCCGGCGCTGGGCCGGCGGCGTCGCGGCGCTCGAGGGCGTTCGTACGCCGTCGCTCGTCGCGAAGGCCGTGGCCGAACTCACCGACCACCACCTCCTCGTCGGGGCCGGCGCCCAGGCGTTCGCGCGCCAACTCGGGTTCGAGATCGAGGACGACCTCAACACGGAGGCGTCGCGCGCCCTGTGGCTCGAATGGCGTCGGCGGATCGATCCGGGCCACTGGCTCGACCCCCGCAAGCGGCTCGAAGCCGGGCTCTCGATGGTCGACGACGGCCTGATCCCCGCCCATTCCTTCTGGGGGACGACGAACTGCAACGCGGTGAACGCGGAAGGGGACATCTGCGGCGTCACGACGACGAGCGGCCTCTCGTGGAAGATCCCCGGGCGTACCGGCGACTCCCCGATCCTCGGCGCCGGCCTGTACGTGGACAACGACGTGGGCGCCGTCGGCTCGACGGGCCGGGGCGAAGCGAACCTGTACAACCTCTCGTCCTTCCTCGCCGTCGAGTTCATGCGCCAGGGGATGAGCCCGCTCGATGCCGGCATGGCCACCCTGGAGCGGATCCGGTCGAACACGGTGGAATCCAGACTCCTCAACGCGCGCGGCCTGCCGAGCTTCGACGTCCGCTTCTTCCTGCTCAACAAGCAGGGGGAGACGGCGGGCGTCGCCCTGTACGGCTCGGCGGAGACGCACTACGCCGTCTGCAGCGAGAACGGCGCCGAGGAGCGCCCGTTCGAGGGTCTGCTGGAGGGCTCGCCCCGCGACGCGTAA